In the Sinorhizobium arboris LMG 14919 genome, one interval contains:
- a CDS encoding bifunctional metallophosphatase/5'-nucleotidase, with translation MIRHMRTGLFAASLLALSSGAAFADYELNILHINDLHSRIESINKFDSTCSAEEESKNECFGGVARLKTLIDRKRQDLTGKNVLLLNAGDNFQGSLFFTTYKGTAEAEFLNLMKFDAMTVGNHEFDESEDGLASFLDKITFPVVTANVLPSHKSKIGDRIKPSIVLDVGGQKIGIVGAVANDTPELASPGPDILIGEDVATITSAVEELKKQGVNKIVALTHVGYPRDLAAIAKIPDVDVVVGGHSHSLLSNTDEKAEGPYPTMVDNPGGYKVPVVQAGSYSKYLGEIVVTFDDSGVVKAAKGDPILVDSSVKPDEAVVARVNELAKPIEELRSKVIARTEAPIDGSRETCRARECEMGSLVADAMLDRVKGQGVTVAITNGGGLRASIDGGDVTMGEVITVLPFQNTLSTFQLKGADIRTALENGLSQIEEGGGRFPQVAGLKYSFDRSKPAGSRLVDVEVKEGDTFAALDPEKTYSLVSNNFMRGGGDGYAVFKEKGENAYDYGPGLETVLADYLAANQPFKPYTDGRIAEVAAAPEASPSAAPEPEAAAKPAEGETAVPAPEPSAEAAAAAAAEGPRKHVIVRGDTLWDLARSFYGNGTEWKRISAANGDPAPRALEIGRELEIPAE, from the coding sequence ATGATCAGACACATGCGGACCGGCCTCTTTGCCGCTTCCCTTCTCGCGCTCTCGTCGGGCGCAGCCTTCGCCGATTATGAATTGAACATCCTGCACATCAACGACCTGCATTCGCGCATCGAATCGATCAACAAGTTCGATTCGACCTGCTCGGCCGAGGAAGAGAGCAAGAACGAGTGCTTCGGCGGCGTCGCGCGCCTGAAGACGCTGATCGACCGGAAGCGCCAGGACCTCACGGGCAAGAACGTGCTTCTGCTCAACGCCGGCGACAATTTTCAGGGCTCGCTCTTCTTCACCACCTACAAGGGAACCGCCGAAGCGGAATTCCTCAATCTCATGAAGTTCGACGCAATGACCGTCGGCAACCACGAATTCGACGAAAGCGAGGACGGTCTCGCAAGCTTCCTCGACAAGATCACCTTCCCGGTCGTCACCGCCAATGTGCTGCCGAGTCACAAGTCGAAGATCGGCGACCGGATCAAGCCGTCGATCGTGCTCGATGTCGGCGGACAGAAGATCGGCATTGTCGGCGCGGTCGCCAACGATACGCCGGAATTGGCCTCGCCCGGCCCCGACATCCTCATCGGCGAGGACGTGGCGACGATCACCAGCGCCGTCGAGGAGCTGAAGAAGCAGGGCGTCAACAAGATCGTCGCGCTCACGCATGTCGGTTATCCGCGCGATCTCGCGGCAATCGCGAAGATTCCGGATGTAGACGTCGTGGTCGGCGGCCATTCGCACAGCCTGCTTTCCAACACCGACGAAAAGGCCGAGGGGCCCTATCCGACGATGGTCGATAATCCCGGCGGCTACAAGGTGCCTGTGGTACAGGCCGGCTCCTACAGCAAATATCTCGGCGAAATCGTGGTGACGTTCGACGACAGCGGGGTGGTCAAGGCCGCCAAGGGCGATCCCATCCTGGTCGATTCCTCCGTGAAGCCGGATGAGGCCGTCGTCGCCCGCGTCAACGAGCTCGCCAAGCCCATCGAAGAGCTGAGGTCGAAAGTGATTGCCAGGACCGAGGCGCCGATCGATGGTTCGCGCGAGACCTGCCGCGCCAGGGAGTGCGAGATGGGCAGCCTCGTGGCCGACGCGATGCTCGATCGCGTCAAGGGCCAGGGCGTGACCGTCGCCATCACCAACGGCGGCGGCTTGCGCGCTTCGATCGACGGCGGCGACGTGACAATGGGCGAAGTCATCACCGTCCTGCCCTTTCAGAACACGCTCTCCACCTTCCAGCTGAAGGGCGCCGATATCCGAACGGCACTGGAAAACGGCCTCAGTCAGATCGAGGAAGGCGGCGGGCGCTTCCCGCAGGTCGCGGGCCTCAAATATTCCTTCGATCGCTCGAAGCCCGCCGGCAGCCGCCTCGTCGACGTCGAGGTCAAAGAGGGTGACACCTTCGCAGCACTCGATCCGGAAAAGACCTACTCGCTCGTCAGCAACAACTTCATGCGCGGCGGCGGCGACGGTTACGCGGTTTTCAAGGAAAAAGGCGAGAACGCCTATGACTACGGTCCGGGCCTCGAAACCGTGCTTGCGGACTATCTTGCCGCCAACCAGCCGTTCAAGCCCTACACCGACGGCCGCATAGCGGAAGTGGCTGCCGCGCCGGAAGCGTCGCCGAGCGCTGCACCGGAGCCGGAAGCCGCCGCAAAGCCGGCCGAAGGCGAAACGGCCGTCCCAGCTCCCGAGCCTTCGGCCGAGGCTGCGGCCGCGGCCGCGGCCGAAGGTCCGCGCAAGCACGTCATCGTCCGAGGCGACACGCTGTGGGATCTCGCCCGGTCCTTCTACGGCAACGGCACTGAATGGAAGCGGATATCGGCCGCCAATGGCGATCCCGCGCCGCGGGCGCTCGAAATTGGTCGCGAGCTGGAGATTCCTGCCGAGTAA
- a CDS encoding GGDEF domain-containing protein, with translation MTGDHLKALMGLQAATPVLIALYDPQDRLRYANRAFRSAYHVGEDEAPTWAEIMRRNHAAGRGTVLKTEDLEGWIAATVHRRGKVPFRTVETDLHDGRWLWMTETVDQKGWMLCIAVDITDVRAGERKLRQDRDFALRASQVDELTSVPNRRYTMERLNEFIRNCAENPHMWGCVAIIDIDYFKAINDRYGHHRGDEVLLDFARQMQEFVRRSDCFGRIGGEEFMLILPDTTVGEANLILDRLLDKIRNARPLSNIPEFFYTCSVGLAEYREGDSVGDIYSRADEALYIAKREGRDRVKRYTLPGSDREFSPDQTP, from the coding sequence GTGACTGGTGATCACCTCAAGGCCCTGATGGGCCTGCAAGCCGCAACACCGGTGTTGATCGCGCTCTATGATCCGCAGGATCGGCTGCGCTATGCGAATAGGGCCTTTCGATCCGCCTATCACGTCGGGGAGGACGAGGCGCCGACCTGGGCGGAGATCATGCGCCGCAACCATGCTGCGGGCAGGGGCACCGTCCTCAAGACCGAAGACCTCGAAGGCTGGATCGCAGCCACGGTCCACAGACGCGGCAAGGTGCCCTTCCGCACGGTCGAGACCGATCTCCACGACGGCCGCTGGCTTTGGATGACGGAGACGGTAGACCAGAAAGGCTGGATGCTCTGCATCGCTGTTGACATCACGGATGTGCGGGCCGGCGAGCGCAAGCTTCGCCAGGACCGCGATTTCGCCCTGCGGGCCTCGCAGGTGGACGAACTCACCAGCGTGCCCAACCGGCGTTACACTATGGAGAGACTGAACGAGTTCATCCGGAACTGCGCCGAAAATCCGCACATGTGGGGATGCGTCGCGATCATCGACATCGACTATTTCAAGGCGATCAACGATCGCTACGGCCATCACCGGGGCGACGAAGTGCTGCTCGATTTCGCCCGCCAGATGCAGGAGTTCGTCCGGCGCTCCGATTGCTTCGGACGTATCGGCGGCGAAGAGTTCATGCTGATCCTGCCCGACACCACCGTCGGCGAAGCGAATCTCATCCTCGACAGGCTGCTGGACAAGATCCGCAATGCCCGGCCGCTTTCGAACATACCGGAGTTCTTCTACACCTGTTCGGTAGGGCTTGCGGAGTATCGCGAAGGCGACAGCGTCGGCGACATCTATTCGCGAGCGGACGAGGCGCTTTATATCGCCAAGCGTGAAGGGCGTGATCGCGTGAAGCGCTATACGCTGCCCGGATCAGACCGTGAGTTCAGCCCGGATCAGACCCCTTAA
- the omp10 gene encoding outer membrane lipoprotein Omp10, whose amino-acid sequence MKPFAILILVASAAALVSCQSQPREMRQMSSAPQATGVEGSWVDPNGIVSTFAGGTFSTRTTDTNQLLASGNYVNVSPTLVEINMTSLVRNTQSKVNCALATPSQLNCTTDSGAQFSLARRG is encoded by the coding sequence ATGAAGCCATTCGCCATTCTCATCCTCGTGGCATCTGCCGCCGCGCTGGTGTCCTGTCAGTCCCAGCCCCGGGAAATGCGGCAAATGTCTTCGGCGCCGCAGGCGACGGGCGTCGAGGGCTCGTGGGTCGATCCGAACGGCATCGTCTCCACTTTCGCGGGCGGCACCTTCTCGACGCGCACCACCGACACGAACCAGCTTCTCGCCTCCGGCAATTATGTGAACGTCAGCCCGACGCTGGTGGAAATCAACATGACGTCGCTGGTGCGCAATACCCAGTCCAAGGTCAACTGCGCGCTGGCAACGCCCTCTCAGCTGAACTGCACGACGGACTCGGGCGCGCAGTTCTCGCTGGCGCGCCGCGGCTGA
- a CDS encoding homospermidine synthase, whose protein sequence is MPDTTYPVYGEITGPIVMIGFGSIGHGTLPLIERHFKYDKNRLIVVEPREDARDTEIFARHGVRHVRAAVTRDNYKELLKPLLTEGGGQGFCVNLSVDTSSLDLIKLCRKLDVLYVDTVVEPWLGFYFDAEMDNAARTNYALRETVRREKEKNPGGTTAVSTCGANPGMVSWFVKKALLNLADDLGLKYEEPHQDDREGWAKLMKKAGVKGIHIAERDTQRTKHPKPLNVFWNTWSVEGFISEGLQPAELGWGTHENWMPKNAKKHKKGCKAAIYLEQPGANTRVRSWCPTPGPQYGFLVTHNESISIADFFTVRDKDGDVSYRPTCHYAYHPANDAVLSLHEMFGNGGKAQPELHVLDEHELVDGVDELGVLLYGHAKNAYWYGSRLSLEETRRIAPYQNATGLQVTSAVLAGMVWALENPNAGIVEADEMDYRRCLEVQLPYLGPVEGHYTDWTPLDGRPGLFPEDIDTKDPWQFRNILVR, encoded by the coding sequence ATGCCAGACACCACCTACCCGGTCTACGGTGAGATCACCGGCCCGATCGTGATGATCGGCTTCGGTTCGATCGGTCACGGCACCTTGCCGCTGATCGAGCGCCACTTCAAATACGACAAGAACCGGTTGATCGTGGTGGAGCCTCGCGAGGATGCCAGGGACACGGAAATCTTCGCGCGCCACGGCGTGCGGCACGTGCGGGCCGCCGTCACCAGGGACAACTACAAGGAACTGCTGAAACCGCTTTTGACCGAAGGCGGCGGCCAGGGGTTCTGTGTCAATCTCTCGGTCGACACCTCTTCGCTCGACCTGATCAAGCTCTGCCGCAAGCTGGACGTGCTTTACGTCGACACGGTCGTCGAGCCCTGGCTCGGCTTCTACTTCGACGCGGAGATGGACAACGCCGCGCGCACGAATTACGCGCTGCGCGAAACGGTTCGCCGCGAGAAGGAAAAGAACCCGGGCGGCACGACTGCCGTTTCGACCTGCGGCGCGAATCCGGGCATGGTGTCCTGGTTCGTCAAGAAGGCTCTCCTCAACCTCGCCGACGATCTGGGCCTGAAATACGAAGAGCCGCACCAGGACGACCGTGAAGGCTGGGCGAAGCTGATGAAGAAGGCGGGCGTCAAGGGCATCCACATCGCCGAGCGCGATACCCAGCGCACGAAGCACCCGAAACCGCTCAACGTGTTCTGGAACACGTGGTCGGTGGAAGGCTTCATTTCCGAAGGCCTGCAGCCGGCCGAGCTCGGCTGGGGCACGCACGAGAACTGGATGCCGAAAAACGCCAAGAAGCACAAGAAGGGCTGCAAGGCGGCGATCTACCTGGAGCAGCCGGGTGCCAATACCCGCGTGCGCAGCTGGTGCCCGACGCCCGGCCCGCAATACGGTTTCCTCGTCACCCACAACGAATCGATCTCGATCGCCGACTTCTTCACCGTCCGCGACAAGGACGGCGATGTCTCCTACCGCCCGACCTGCCATTATGCGTATCATCCGGCCAACGACGCCGTTCTCTCGCTGCACGAAATGTTCGGCAACGGCGGCAAGGCGCAACCCGAACTGCACGTCCTGGACGAGCATGAGCTCGTAGACGGCGTCGACGAGCTCGGCGTGCTGCTCTACGGCCACGCGAAAAACGCCTACTGGTACGGCTCGCGCCTTTCGCTGGAAGAAACACGCCGCATCGCGCCCTACCAGAACGCCACCGGCCTGCAGGTCACGAGCGCCGTTCTTGCCGGCATGGTCTGGGCCCTGGAGAACCCCAACGCCGGCATCGTCGAGGCCGACGAGATGGACTACAGGCGCTGCCTCGAAGTGCAGCTGCCCTATCTCGGTCCGGTCGAGGGGCACTACACCGACTGGACGCCGCTTGACGGTCGCCCCGGCCTTTTCCCGGAAGACATCGACACGAAGGATCCGTGGCAGTTCAGGAACATTCTCGTCCGCTGA